CCCACATGACCTGATGTAGGTGTCTGCATGATATTGCTACATACAAACCTCCTTGCAACTGTTTCTTTGTGACTGAGCTAGGCTGAGTGTTATCTTCTAAATAAACCCATTGAAAATTACTATTACTGAGCCTCCCTGTCATCTCTCTACCAGTTACTCTTTGTTCTTCCCTTTCACagaacttcttttttttaaaactctctGCCATCATTAACTAGCTTTCCCCCAGGAACACACAGGATGGCCAAAAAGCCTTTTCCCCCCATGGACGTAGATTGTGAAAGAGACATGTATAAAAGAATGAATTACTTTGCAAAATGACGAGTTACACTAACAGAGTTTGATCCATTTGGTtcaataacatttggaaagtctagtgGAGCTGCATGATTAAGCCAATCTATTCCTATTAAGGTTAGTGGAAGGCTGAAAAGGAAGTTAGCAGCTTGACCTGTTGAAATCTCTAGTGCGCTTGCTCTATCGGCCTCTCAGTGCATCAGATCCAGGTCATTTTATACCAAGAAGTTTGCTTCATGCGCTAAAGACCATCTGTCATACAAATGAACACGTCCATGCCTCGAACGCTGTATCAtgtctctttatacatccatgtgTGATGTTGATTATGAATCAGTAGGTTGGCTGTGTATTATCTGATTGTAGAGAAGCGTATTTCTCCATGCcgcccctctgtctgtctgtgcttaagtgtgtgtgtctgtttctctgtctgcttgtctcTCTCACAAAGCCTTCTGCTCACCTGGAAATTGACATCATCACTGTGCATCCATGGCATCAGCCTTTTGTGTCCCCACTGTCTGCAAACGACAGGTTTGATTGTGTTTGGGGTTGAGAGagtggttccctggttcctatggatcctggtcctggtcccgctgatgtggttctccaccagccaatggatctgcgtctgtccaaggctacagcctgtccgtccttgggagctggatctctccttcactgtggtgctcccggaggtttctcttttcccactgggttttttgagtttttccttcccgaagaaggagggtcataaagggcaggtgatgcctcggactgatccaccggactgatccattggcctcatcgactgctggactctttattagattgtttgttggCTTACACTTGtctatttcagtgaactttgtaaagcactgtgagacactctgttgtgatattgggctatacaaataaattgaattgaattgaattgagggCATCAGCACTGTAACCTATGTTACTGCTATTCGCTAACACTTGAGTGGCTGTTTTCATTTGGAAAACTGTGATGGGAAAATAATTGTTTCTCACCACTCTCTTACCTTGTCCTTGTACAACTATCTACATTGTATCGTCTTCTCTGTCTGCTATGCAACTATACACATCTGCTGTTTAGACGTTATCCTCCTTTCTGTATCACATAAAAACTCCAATGGAGAGTAAGACTTATGCACTCTGTCGGATTGTCTGACCCTCTTTGCAAAGAATAAAACTTGTAAAGACCAAAGTCTTATTTCAGTTCTCACCAATAAAATCATTTCCACAACAAAAACTCAGAAAGGAATGTGAGCAGAGTTGCCCTTTAAATAGAATGCAGCCATAATACACAATATAAGCAGAGTGATGTACTCAGTACATGGcaacattttattcaactttGTTTTCAATCAAATATACCGTATAAACATCTGGGGAAACATGCAACTGTAGTTGACGTTGTATTAACAAAATGAGAGAACTCCCATTATGTCAAAATGGCATCAATTACAGTTGAGTCATAAGAATACATGAGTcaagttgaaaaataaatactgcTGCATTCATGCCATGAACCAATGATCCATTTCTGAAAAAAAGCATCCTGAAGAACTAATGAACTTATCAAATTGCCTTTCTCAAAAATACTTCCTATATACTATATCATTTTCCTCATGTAGGAACAGGTGATGTTGTCTTTAGCTTCACATTTCAAACGTTTAACTCTTAACTGGAGCTTCGTTGCTAAATTCTGGGGAGAGGATGGTTTTCACACTCGGATGCAAGTCCAGTTCAGATGAGTTCAGCTCAGAATCAGTCTGGGCTCGGTCCAGTGGAAGTGGAGTGGCTGTCACCTTCCACAGCTCCTGcagaaataatgataataagaataataatatatattaatgtaTGTAGAAGGCTGTGTCTCAGAGAGTGGCtcgtccaccaatcagaagattgtgcttcagagtgtgaatgtttgtgaagGAACAGTCTGCaccaacttagattcctcctgcaTCAACAATGTGCAAATATGAATCAAGTGTGACAGTACGGCAGTCGAAAAGGCCAGAAAGGCTCATACAAGTACAGACTATTTACCATTTAATAAAAGCCATACTGAACCCATCTTGGGGAAATTCATCCTACCCAAATTAGTGGGTAGTAGCTTTACAATTCTACTGAACAATGACAAGTACAGTCGGAGTAGTGTTGGTCCCTTAATATTGAAAAGAAGTTCATGTGCATACAGTCAAAAGTTAATTGTCCAAAAaattaagagaggagatcaccGCCTTGCACAAATAAGGACAATGATACAAAAAGGCACTaaatgttcctagagatactgATGGAAGAATAGTTCTCAAAgcaacactggctacactacctgaacgtggcagaaagaggaagctatcaacggctgtcaccagatttctgaggaggcaggtgacCAAAAACCCTCAAGTTACTGCAAAagagctgcagcaagacttggtggcagcagatactgaagtttctgtttctacagtGAGGAgcacactaaacactgaaggcctcatTACCTGATCTCCAAGACGTACATCACTACTGACCAAAAAGCACCGGACAAGTCACTCCAACATGCTTGAAACCATATAAATGaaccacagaagttttgggattcgGTTCTGTggaacaaaactggaacttttcggTTCTATTGCTTAAAGTTTCAGCTTTAAGGTTTAAATTAAGCAATATATATTGTAACTATGAGAgcatagtgtgtgtgcttgccttACCAGTTGCTCTATGCGTTCATACAGAAGAAACTGTGCAAAGTTAACAGGTAGCTGCTCCACTCTGAAGGTGCACTGTCCATTCTCCAGGTCAGGGAGCTGGGACAGACAGTGGCTGAAATGGTCATACGCCTCGCAGGAAACATCCATGTGTCGCAGGGTGAAGTTCATCCTTGTAAAACATACAGGCACAGCAGGAAACCATAAGTTGTTTGTTTGACATGAAGTCACTGTTTTCAGCCATGACTGTCACTGGCTCAACATTAATGTAGAGCATTAATCTCCACCCCCTCTGATTTACTTTCTACTGCAGCCaactatttttcattttaagctGCTGAACATTCAAGACCCAATATGACAGGAGACCTTTTGTCCAAGTGAAGACGCATGGCATCACACCtgtttgctgtgtttacatGATTGAAAAAAGCCCTACACATTTATTCacaattgacagaaaattacatttttttgtgttaatgaCTGCTTTGGGAGTACAGCTCAAGGACCCCCCATGCTCAGAAGTTATTTCACATAACTACAACTACTGATGGGATCTGTGTGTAACAGTTTAATTGCCTGATACCCACAAAAGCACAGAATAATTATCACTATTACATTGTGACCAGTCTAATCACTGTGTTGGGagattttaattattattatcatcaagCTGGTAGAATGCTTCATCATAAGTGCTTGTCAAATGGTCTAGATTAGGGAGTGCTGTCTTCAAGCATCTCTGTAACTTTAAGAAACTGACAATTCAACATTAaaggacgacccactctacctcaaCCGCCCCAATTTTGGAACAACTATTAACATATTTCTGACATAGTTGGCCAGTACATCATTTGAACTACTTCTTTTCTAGTAACCTGACCCTTATGTTACCGTTGCTGTGCCATCAATGCATAAAATAACGCAATTGATCAAATACAACAGCTTCCTTGAATATGCTTAAAGATAGGTAGATGGCATTACAGGACATTCTGTAGCGAAATTAACTCTGTCAGAAtaacagaataataaataacttCATCTAACAAAGTATGGACTGTATGGTTTGAAACATTTTCTCCTTACCTTTTCTCTAGGGAGATGAAGACCGTGCAAGTGTGAGGAAGGTTACTGCAGAGTCGGTACAGTGTTCGGAAAAGGCCATCTGTCAGATCATCATCATAGCAAACTGGTGACACAAAAACATATCTACttatttcttctgctttttgtcAGTCTGAGTATGTGTATTGTTCTGTGATTCATAATGCAGCTCTAATGACTTAGGTTGCTATGCATTACTTTTATCAGTGTAAATTAGTCTCTTTCTCAATGTCTTGTCCAATGTAGAGAGATGTCTGATTCCACTCTGCACTCTCCCTGTTCATATCTGACCTCAAGGACCACATGTACAGGGTAACTTGGAGAGAATCTGTGTTTGAACTTTGTAGCCTTACCACTGGGGTCCCTCAGGGTTCTTTTTTAGGTCCCAACTTCTTTTCTCAGAGCACTATTCCCTCGTATGGCTTGTCCACCACAGCTATGCAAACAATACTCATCTCTCTGGCTAACATCTCTTGTGTTTTCACACCACCTGAAACTCAATCTGGATAAAATAGAGCCACTCAACATTGCTGTTGTCCACGGCCGTGACTGCAAGAAACCTGGATCAAAGACACTGGATGACCAGTTGTTGTTTGTTGCCAACATCACTGCAACAATCTGCTCTTGCAGAATCATGCTCCACAACAGCAGGGGGATATGTCCATTCCCCACCCAGGCAAAGCAGGTCCTGGGCCAGGCTCTTGTCATTTCACACATGTACTACTGCAACTTGCTCCTGGCAGATCTACCTCAATAATCAGCTCAATAACCTACCATCAGCAGCAATGATGACGCTGGTGTTATTGTACAAGTCTGCtacttcctcctctgtccagcTAAAGTCCACATCAGAATCTGCAAATATTAGAcaagtggaaaaacagacattttctaTGGTCAGAGGGTGGTTTGTTCTTTCCATAGAAACAACTCATACActcaagctgaagaaggagggttTGGAAGGTCTTCAAAGGACTTAAACATTTAATGATAAGGGTACATGAAAAAGTATACCTCATAAACAATGGTGAATGTAGAGTACCTAAGAAAATACCATGCATGCCTTAATACAAGAACAACATGTTAATCATGGCAATAACCAAGGTATTTCAATCATAATGATTTCTGAATGATTAATTTTTTCTATTAATGTTTATGATGGTTAATGACATCTTCACAGTTAAGTCTGAAATTAAAAGGGATGGCTGAAAAACTAATGAATGCATATGAATTCTTTCAAATTCCACATGTTGTAATTATGATTAACGACACACTACAAACATGGGTTAAAAGTTGACCCAGTGGGGGTCAAGGTGTGGGTTTAGGTGACCTTTCATAGTCAGGGACAtctaataaattatatataatataatgttttttgtgtttggtgtATGAAACCTGAGAAATGATTGTTGAAACACCACTCTTTGTTCATTCTTTTTGGCTTCTCCAAGCACTGACACAATGACAGCATGAATAGACCAGGTTTTCGCAAATGATAGCTAACTGGACTGCAGTTTATGGAAAGCTAACATTACCTACAAAGTTAACCAAGCCAGCTTCTACTTACTCGTTTGGAATTTAGATGGAAGTCCTACTTTTCCACCACCAAATAACCAATATTAATGTTTTCCATATACCAATAATTTCATCCATGTCATACTGACAATATGCTAAGGATTCCAGCACTGACTGTTGCCTGTTGCTGACAGTTGTTACCTCCATGTTGGTTTATGGATATCGTATGCTCAATCTCCTCGTCCACATTGTCCTCAGTCCAAGTTTTTCTAGTTCTGAGGCACATTTCCAAGTGGAGCTCTGGTCGAACATGGATTTCCAATGTGCTGTCCTAGCACATCACCACTGTCTGAGTGAACAGGGTGCTCCACTTGGAAACTACATGGGAGGAGGcaccagaaacaaaaacaagtgtaCTAAAAAGGTCACCCCGTCTGTATGATCCTGACACAGCAggcattttattcttttcttccCAACTTCATATATCTGTTATTATTGATTTCATGCTAAATCtaatatatcaataaattatAGATATGTATTATCATTGTTCGGCACGTTTGTATAAGTTTATAGTGTTGTAATTCAATTACAACGTAAAGGGTAAACTCCTGAACATTTTCCATTGTGTGTAACGGTTACATCCCCACTCAAGTCCTGATCCAGGACCACTACACTACGCGTTTAAACTGAACTCACCCTTATTGATGATTTCTACAGGTGGTCCTGATCATCGTGTCATAAGTTTTTGTCAGGATATTTCTACAGCTCCATTTGTAACCTTCAAGCTGCATTCTCTGTATTTAATGGATGATGGTATTAACGAATCCCATTGTTAATCACATGGTTTGATTAGCCTTAGAATACAGTCGGCGGTGGTGAAGTTGAGTGTGCATTGGAAATACGTTAGTTGTTGCAGTAATTAACATATTGGTCTTGTATTAAGGCATGCGTAGCATTTAAATCAATGACTGTACATTCCTGGTAATTCAGGAATTCAGGAAGTCATGCCTGGATTTATGATAATTCATGTCCCCTAAACCCTATCCTGATGGAGAGAATGAATCTCTGTCATGTCCAGGCTGACTCAATAGCCTTGTTGTCTCTTTTAGCAAGATATCTTATTCtgtataataattattattactctGTATAATTGGAGATCCAGTTTTTCCTACACATATCAGCTGGGGTGAAGTGATAGTTCCCTTGAATTTGGAAAAGCTTAGACACACTACTCAAGGCATGATTAATAAATTCCATAAAATATGCCTACTATCCTGGACTACTATAAAAATGTCTGCATTATAAGAAATATTGCTTTCCGCCTGTTACCTATCTATATACagaaattcttttcttttctcttgtacCTTAATTAGTGAATGAATAATGTAATGTTGTTAATAGTGAATAATGATGCTGCTCTTGGTTTATACAGTGGCAGGTGAGTTTGAAAAAGAAacctgaagtgtgtgtgttacctctgCAAAGGTCATGCTGGAGCCAATCCAATTGTCTTACTCTCACCTCAGCACCTGATTGTCAGAAAAGACAGCATTAAGCCAGATAAGCTTTTCTTCAGTCGCAGAGTAGCACTTTCTGTCGCACTAATCATTTATCTTTGAATAGGAACAGCAAAAATGGAATATACAAATAAGCATTTAGtttatcattataatataattaaatgcATGTCTTAACTGTGAGATAAATACATAGCAAATGAAAATTTGACAGCAATGCTAGTTGAAAAGAATGAGATGTAATTTCATATGTACTGGAGGACACAAACTTATCTCACCTGAAGGCTCcatcatgtgtttatttaacattacatttctcTTGCACATGCTCAGAAGGTCTTCTCCCACATCTGTAAATCAAAATCAGGTCTTTCAGCAATGTAAAGGAACATTATGATGTCCAAATGACATGTCTCTTGTTTGCTGAACTTCAAAATAGCTTTGCCTTCACATACCTATCCAGATTCCCTGTAAAGGGTGGAAGAGCAGATTTAAATGGGTGCACTCAATTTAAAAAGGGCTACAATTCAGCTCATTATGTCTCCCATGTCCAAAGCAATTgctatttttattctttacttCCCTACATGCAATGTCGATCAAGTTTGGTCGGTCCCCTTTGTTAAGATAGCAGCCTATCATGTGTGGGGTTAATTATTTTAACATGAACATTTaactttctgtgtggagtttgtatgttctcccATATGTccgtgggttctctccaggcactccagcttcctcccacagtccaaagacatgaaggttgattggtgactctaaattgcccgtaggtttaagtgtgagcatgagtggttgtgtgtctctgtatgttgGCCCTGCAATTGACTGGCgacagtccagggtgaccccatCTCTCtgccaatgtcagctgggactggctccagctcccatgcgacccttaaggatgaGCAGTATAGACAACGGATGGATGCTTTATGGCTTTATACCTGTGCAGTACACCATTTTGGCTGTGGTTCCCATGATGATGCTGGTTAAGCCTGTTCCCGCTCCCAGCTCTAGGACTGTAGCTCCTCTGAACAGGGCTGGCTCAGAGAGGATGAAGTCAGCCAAGAGGAATGCCCCCCTCCACACCTGATGTGAGCAAAAAATGACATGACGCTTTAATACCTTCTTAATATTACTACTTTTACCACCACTTACATCTATTGATAGGATTTATATGTATACAGTAAATCTAATGCATACTATAGTatcaacacaaaataaaatgaagtttTGTGTTGGTTGTAGTGGCAATAGTTAAGAGCAGATGCTAGGGTAGCTGTGTGACAGCTGATACACATGAGGGTGCCAAATTCAACTAGAACCAAGATATATTATAAAGAAATCTTTTTGTAAATATTGTGTTCTCAGAATTTATCAGAATTTCTATTTTCTCCAAAGATTGCCGATGGTACCCATTAAGCATGCGTGTAAATACATTTGTGAGGGCTGTTTCAtttaagtagtagtagtagtagtaatagtagtagtaactCTATGAGAGTGCCATGTGGTAACTGTATGACAACTTTCAAAACTTTAGTATAATTGCTTCAATaagttaaaaacacaagttCATTCGTATCACCAGTTTTAGGCCTCTGGTAGTGTAATAGAACTGTTTTTGTCTCATGCACAAagatgcacatgcatgcatgcatgcaagtgACACGATGCAACATGAGCTGCTTGATCCAAATACTGAAGGTCGCAGttcaaaaatattacatttataagCTTTAATCATTGATTTGATATTAATAACAGTTTAACCCTTCATAGGGCACTccttgaaatacttagaaattctaAATTTCAACCCaagaccattactggtggtcattacaagactgttttacttttgtgagtttcaaaatcaaggtcaatgaagttaccatatatggtttcttgtcGGTCTGTCATgcagcctgattgtcgctgattggcttggagaaatct
This genomic window from Pempheris klunzingeri isolate RE-2024b chromosome 17, fPemKlu1.hap1, whole genome shotgun sequence contains:
- the mettl22 gene encoding methyltransferase-like protein 22; amino-acid sequence: MDHITFHYDTVLSDVHMLLPCTRHLMTRLNRVGQPVFISKFKILSDGERHDNSDAGEGLKEAEEFNGPREDRGKDLKTTQGEDEDEDEGGEGTVRPFLDEDGDLDVTHRPRKNPVEGTGRDLVCPIILKQSNPVLGQEEENTDDEAEKCFNNFIKIEHTMATPLEDVGKQVWRGAFLLADFILSEPALFRGATVLELGAGTGLTSIIMGTTAKMVYCTDVGEDLLSMCKRNVMLNKHMMEPSGAEVRVRQLDWLQHDLCRDSDVDFSWTEEEVADLYNNTSVIIAADVCYDDDLTDGLFRTLYRLCSNLPHTCTVFISLEKRMNFTLRHMDVSCEAYDHFSHCLSQLPDLENGQCTFRVEQLPVNFAQFLLYERIEQLELWKVTATPLPLDRAQTDSELNSSELDLHPSVKTILSPEFSNEAPVKS